The following coding sequences are from one Streptomyces dengpaensis window:
- a CDS encoding transposase family protein has translation MTKTKEHAGDTVSLVYQCRLPLSTHTLHYLTDLLRRHLKAIRSRWRALPPGRIAVIVLAVLRHDQRLADMAGGNDISATTIRRWRDELIHLLAAKAPRLDRALKKIARRGGEVVLIDGTLIPTQRRTGEANRPNYSGKHRRHGLHVLALTDERGRLVWISAARPGRTHDITAARRDRILAHLRAAGLGALADLGFLGLDDDGDDPVVVTGFKATRARRLASAEKEANRILAAGRVPVERGFAHLKSGGSSPSSVLTPPAPPTCFARCSS, from the coding sequence GTGACGAAAACCAAAGAGCACGCCGGGGACACCGTGTCCCTGGTCTACCAGTGCCGCCTGCCGCTGTCCACGCACACCCTGCACTACCTCACCGACCTGCTGCGACGCCATCTGAAAGCGATACGGTCGAGGTGGCGGGCGCTGCCGCCCGGGAGGATCGCGGTGATCGTCTTGGCCGTGCTGCGGCACGATCAGCGCCTGGCCGACATGGCCGGCGGCAACGACATCTCCGCCACCACCATCCGGCGCTGGCGCGACGAGCTGATCCACCTGCTGGCCGCGAAGGCCCCTCGCCTGGACCGCGCCCTGAAGAAGATCGCCCGGCGGGGCGGCGAGGTCGTCCTGATCGACGGCACCCTCATCCCCACCCAGCGCCGTACCGGAGAGGCGAACCGCCCGAACTACTCCGGCAAGCATCGCCGCCACGGCCTGCACGTCCTCGCGCTCACCGACGAGCGGGGCCGTCTGGTGTGGATATCGGCCGCCCGGCCTGGCCGCACCCACGACATCACCGCCGCCCGCCGCGACCGCATCCTGGCCCACCTGCGTGCTGCTGGCCTCGGCGCCCTGGCCGACCTGGGCTTCCTCGGCCTGGACGACGACGGGGACGATCCCGTGGTCGTCACCGGCTTCAAGGCCACCCGCGCCCGCAGGCTCGCATCCGCCGAGAAGGAGGCCAACCGAATCCTGGCCGCCGGACGCGTCCCCGTCGAACGCGGCTTTGCCCACCTGAAGTCTGGCGGATCCTCACCAAGCTCCGTACTGACCCCGCCCGCGCCACCCACCTGTTTCGCGCGCTGCTCGTCCTGA
- a CDS encoding IS110 family transposase has product MLEETQDTEEIIERVAALDIGKAEVVCCTRVPREGFPGRRMQEVVTYPTMTRSLLGMCDHLRCLGVSRVVMEATSDYWRPAFYLLEAAGFEVWLVNARDVKHLPGRPKTDKLDAVWLAKIAERQMIRPSFVPPREIRVLRDLTRYRTDLVVARTSEKQRVEKLLEDAQIKVTAVATDIFGPSGRDMLAALIAGERDPKVLAQYARRRLRAKLAELEEAFTGHFTDHHAFLLAKMLGRIDAINADIASLDARIGAEVDPYADAIARLSLDPPSDSRPVDE; this is encoded by the coding sequence GTGCTGGAAGAGACGCAGGACACCGAGGAGATCATCGAGCGGGTTGCCGCGCTGGACATCGGCAAGGCCGAGGTCGTGTGCTGCACCCGGGTGCCCCGTGAGGGGTTCCCGGGGCGGCGCATGCAGGAGGTCGTGACCTACCCGACCATGACCCGCTCCCTGCTGGGCATGTGTGACCACCTGCGCTGCCTGGGGGTGAGCCGAGTGGTCATGGAGGCCACGTCCGACTACTGGCGGCCCGCGTTCTACCTCCTGGAGGCGGCCGGCTTCGAGGTGTGGCTGGTCAACGCGAGGGACGTCAAGCACCTGCCAGGCCGGCCCAAGACCGACAAGCTCGACGCAGTCTGGCTGGCCAAGATCGCTGAACGGCAGATGATCCGCCCCAGCTTCGTCCCGCCGCGCGAGATCCGCGTGCTGCGGGACCTGACCCGCTACCGCACCGACCTGGTGGTCGCGCGCACCAGTGAGAAGCAGCGCGTGGAGAAGCTTCTGGAGGACGCCCAGATCAAGGTCACCGCGGTGGCCACCGACATCTTCGGCCCCTCCGGCCGCGACATGCTCGCCGCCCTCATCGCCGGGGAGCGCGACCCCAAGGTGCTGGCCCAATACGCCCGCCGCCGCCTGCGTGCCAAACTCGCCGAACTGGAGGAGGCGTTCACCGGCCACTTCACCGATCACCACGCGTTCCTGCTCGCCAAGATGCTCGGCCGCATCGACGCCATCAACGCCGACATCGCCTCCCTGGATGCCCGGATCGGCGCGGAGGTCGACCCCTACGCCGACGCCATCGCCCGGCTTAGCCTCGATCCACCGAGTGACTCGCGTCCTGTGGATGAGTAA
- a CDS encoding SDR family oxidoreductase: MTRRRVLITGASKGIGRALAEQLAGEGHTPVGIARSAPQSFPGEFHEADLADRAATDQVLGEVMAAGPVDAVVNNVGMVRPAPVGEVALSDLDAVLDMNVRTAVQIVQAVLPGMLERSWGRVVNVTSLVTLGLPDRTAYGAAKAALEFLTRGWAGELAAHGITVNAVAPGPTETELFRETNPPGSAGAARYLATVPMGRFGRPDELAAAIAFLLSEKAGFITGQILRVDGGASIGRNSA, translated from the coding sequence ATGACCCGCAGGCGAGTACTCATCACGGGCGCGTCCAAAGGCATCGGCCGCGCCCTCGCCGAGCAGCTGGCAGGAGAAGGTCATACCCCCGTGGGCATCGCCCGCAGCGCACCCCAGTCCTTTCCCGGCGAGTTCCACGAAGCCGACCTTGCCGACCGTGCGGCCACCGATCAGGTCCTGGGCGAAGTGATGGCCGCGGGACCGGTCGACGCCGTGGTCAACAATGTGGGGATGGTGCGACCCGCGCCCGTCGGGGAGGTCGCTCTGTCCGACCTCGACGCGGTTCTCGACATGAACGTGCGCACCGCGGTCCAGATCGTCCAGGCCGTCTTGCCCGGCATGCTCGAACGATCCTGGGGTCGCGTGGTGAACGTCACCAGCCTGGTCACCCTGGGGTTGCCCGATCGAACGGCCTACGGTGCGGCCAAGGCCGCCCTGGAGTTCTTGACGCGAGGCTGGGCCGGAGAGCTTGCTGCACACGGGATCACCGTCAACGCCGTCGCCCCGGGCCCCACCGAGACCGAGTTGTTCCGGGAGACCAACCCGCCTGGGTCGGCCGGAGCCGCCCGCTACCTGGCGACTGTTCCCATGGGAAGGTTCGGGCGCCCGGACGAGCTCGCAGCCGCCATCGCCTTCCTGCTCTCCGAGAAGGCGGGTTTCATCACCGGCCAGATCCTGCGCGTCGACGGCGGTGCGAGCATCGGCCGCAACAGTGCCTGA
- a CDS encoding zinc-dependent alcohol dehydrogenase family protein — protein MGSLTLTAVGGDLNETVTLNEHLDLTPGADEVVVSVEAAPINNADVLFAAGWFGMYPQVPSGLGAEGVGRVLRVGPGADPSLVGQRVLILPAFTYGTWANETVVPARNVIPVSSRADVLQLAMLPVNPATAHTLLNEYVDLEPGEWIGLNLANSAVGQYVIALAERAGYKTLAVVRREEAAKQVRQLGADLVLVDGEDLGDRVAEALAGARLRVLFEGTGDPAQVAELVRSVEDGGSVVTFSAATGQAPAIPLGDLIYRGISLRAFYILNWIRDTPREKLERVYAELAELAEQGVVSAAVEATYPLDQYQAALAHAQRTERSGKILFTPTHRSA, from the coding sequence ATGGGGAGTCTTACCCTCACTGCTGTCGGCGGCGACCTGAACGAGACCGTCACGCTCAACGAGCACCTGGACCTCACCCCTGGGGCCGATGAGGTCGTCGTCAGTGTCGAGGCGGCGCCGATCAATAATGCCGATGTGCTGTTCGCGGCCGGCTGGTTCGGGATGTACCCGCAGGTTCCCAGCGGACTGGGCGCCGAGGGAGTCGGACGGGTCCTGCGCGTCGGGCCGGGGGCGGACCCCTCTCTTGTCGGGCAGCGTGTGCTGATCCTGCCGGCTTTCACCTATGGAACCTGGGCGAACGAGACCGTGGTGCCCGCGCGGAACGTGATCCCGGTTTCCAGCCGGGCCGACGTTCTCCAGCTCGCCATGCTGCCGGTGAATCCGGCGACGGCTCATACCCTGCTCAACGAGTACGTCGACCTTGAGCCGGGTGAGTGGATCGGGCTGAACCTGGCCAATTCCGCTGTCGGTCAGTACGTCATCGCCCTGGCAGAGCGAGCGGGCTACAAGACTCTGGCTGTTGTCCGCAGGGAAGAGGCAGCCAAGCAGGTACGGCAGCTGGGCGCCGACCTCGTGCTCGTGGACGGCGAGGACCTCGGCGACCGGGTGGCTGAGGCTCTCGCCGGTGCCCGGCTGCGGGTGCTGTTCGAGGGCACCGGCGATCCCGCGCAGGTCGCCGAGCTGGTCCGCTCGGTGGAAGACGGCGGCAGCGTCGTCACTTTCTCTGCGGCCACCGGCCAGGCGCCGGCCATTCCGCTGGGCGACCTCATCTACCGCGGGATCTCACTGCGCGCCTTCTACATTCTCAACTGGATCCGTGACACCCCCCGCGAGAAGCTCGAGCGGGTCTATGCGGAACTCGCTGAGCTTGCCGAGCAAGGCGTTGTCTCCGCAGCGGTGGAGGCGACCTACCCGCTGGACCAGTACCAGGCGGCCCTCGCACACGCGCAGCGCACCGAGCGCTCCGGCAAGATCCTCTTCACCCCGACCCACCGCTCCGCTTAG
- a CDS encoding pentapeptide repeat-containing protein: protein MASTPALVVPDWPYCGDGVTGGDRAGCTGRSVDPHPSCLAHLSSLDRDTHLASLNAGDDIDYRGTSFTDQLLDQLLNALNDPITNHPRLGDARFESAAFTGNANFESAIFTGDARFHLATFAGNAWFESVTFAREAQFDSVTFTGTAGFESVTFTGTARFHSATFTGEAWFLLATFAGAAVFISAAFTGAGFRAAAFTDTADFYSATFTGDARFASATFTGTAQFRSATFTGDAGFGSATFTGDARFHLATFTGTADFESATFNGIAEFGSASFTGIADFEAASFTEDVDFGEAVFERAGELGPMVCGKTVFLSGARFSGPVTLSIAARRLECHRTHWASTATLRLRHTDVDFAHADFEYPLSIAAEQAHFRHSRGTRGAVVPEDRLADTAGSGVRIVSLRGVDAAHLVLADIDLTRCLFTRTVHLDQIRLEGNCTFATVPARTQWRRLRPQRFTQRRTLAEEHHWRSRQPTAVPGWQQAIPDTGHTGHVGPAQLAPVYRALRKAFEDSKNEPDAADFYYGEMEMRRHDHDRPRAERALLVAYWALSGYGLRATRAAVWLLLAMTSTLLAMMLWGLPADSWKPETVGSVTGQQVRLPTQKPDPANPTDAIHERLSTKRFEKSLRVVVNSVIFRSSDQDLTTAGTYTEMASRLTEPVLLGLAALAIRGRIKR, encoded by the coding sequence ATGGCATCTACCCCAGCCCTTGTCGTTCCGGACTGGCCGTACTGCGGTGACGGCGTAACCGGCGGGGACCGCGCCGGGTGCACCGGACGCTCTGTCGACCCGCACCCGTCCTGCCTGGCACACCTCTCCAGCCTCGACCGCGACACCCACCTCGCGAGCCTGAACGCCGGCGACGACATCGACTACCGGGGCACCAGCTTCACCGACCAACTGCTCGACCAACTACTCAACGCCCTCAACGATCCCATCACAAACCACCCACGTCTCGGCGACGCCCGCTTCGAATCGGCCGCCTTCACCGGCAACGCTAATTTCGAGTCGGCCATCTTCACCGGCGACGCCCGGTTCCACTTGGCCACCTTCGCCGGCAACGCCTGGTTCGAGTCGGTCACCTTCGCCCGTGAAGCCCAGTTCGACTCGGTCACCTTCACCGGCACTGCCGGGTTCGAGTCGGTCACCTTCACCGGCACCGCCCGGTTCCACTCGGCCACCTTCACCGGCGAAGCCTGGTTCCTCTTGGCCACCTTCGCCGGCGCCGCCGTGTTCATCTCGGCCGCCTTCACCGGCGCCGGCTTCCGGGCGGCCGCCTTCACCGATACCGCCGATTTCTACTCGGCCACCTTCACTGGCGACGCCCGGTTCGCGTCGGCCACCTTCACCGGCACCGCCCAGTTTCGGTCGGCGACCTTCACCGGCGACGCCGGGTTCGGGTCGGCGACCTTCACCGGCGACGCCCGGTTCCACTTGGCTACCTTCACCGGCACCGCCGATTTCGAGTCGGCCACCTTCAACGGCATCGCCGAGTTCGGGTCGGCCAGCTTCACTGGCATCGCCGATTTCGAGGCGGCCAGCTTCACCGAAGACGTCGATTTCGGTGAGGCGGTGTTCGAGCGAGCGGGGGAGTTGGGGCCGATGGTCTGCGGGAAGACGGTGTTCCTGTCGGGGGCGAGGTTCAGCGGGCCGGTGACGCTGTCGATCGCGGCCCGGCGCCTGGAGTGTCACCGGACGCACTGGGCATCAACCGCCACGCTGCGACTGCGCCATACCGACGTCGACTTCGCGCACGCCGACTTCGAATACCCCCTGAGCATCGCCGCCGAGCAAGCCCACTTTCGCCACTCCCGCGGAACTCGCGGTGCCGTCGTCCCGGAGGATCGCCTCGCCGACACAGCCGGCTCCGGGGTGCGGATCGTTTCCCTGCGCGGGGTAGACGCCGCCCACCTGGTGCTCGCCGACATCGACCTGACGCGGTGCCTGTTCACCAGGACCGTCCACCTCGACCAGATCCGCCTGGAAGGCAACTGCACCTTCGCCACCGTCCCGGCCCGCACGCAATGGCGGCGGCTCCGCCCCCAGCGGTTCACCCAGCGCCGAACCCTCGCCGAGGAACACCACTGGCGCTCCCGCCAACCCACCGCCGTTCCAGGCTGGCAGCAGGCCATCCCCGACACCGGGCATACAGGACATGTGGGGCCCGCGCAGCTCGCCCCGGTCTACCGGGCGCTACGCAAGGCATTCGAGGACAGCAAGAACGAGCCGGACGCGGCAGACTTCTACTACGGCGAGATGGAGATGCGCCGCCACGATCACGACCGGCCGCGCGCCGAACGGGCTCTCCTGGTCGCGTACTGGGCGCTCTCGGGATACGGACTGCGCGCCACCCGCGCCGCGGTGTGGCTGCTGCTCGCGATGACCAGCACACTGCTTGCGATGATGCTCTGGGGTCTGCCCGCCGACAGCTGGAAGCCGGAGACCGTCGGCAGCGTGACCGGCCAGCAGGTACGGCTGCCCACCCAGAAGCCCGACCCGGCCAACCCCACCGACGCCATCCACGAGCGCCTCTCCACCAAGCGTTTCGAGAAAAGCCTGCGAGTGGTGGTCAACTCGGTGATCTTCCGGTCTTCCGACCAGGACCTCACCACCGCCGGCACCTACACCGAAATGGCCTCCCGCCTGACCGAACCCGTCCTGCTCGGCCTCGCTGCCCTCGCCATCCGCGGACGCATCAAGCGATAA
- a CDS encoding MFS transporter, translated as MPSASSAESDSSRPVPSSLWRDGDFRRLWVGQTASQLGEHAGLLVLPLFAVLTFNTGAGQLGLLRAVGQAPILLLSLFVGAWVDRWRTRTVMVLTDIGRTLALGAAAVAGLLDWLGLPALFVVAFAVGVLSVFFDVAYQASLVRLVKRDQLVRGNSALEGSRSAAQIGGPALGGALVSLLSAPIAAASSALFFALSFLSIRRIRRHESIPERSERPPRIWRRIHEGLRFVVSDTSLRTVCLASAAFQFSFAAMMTVYLLFLPRELHLSGTTVGLALAATGPGALLGSMLAARLPSRFGYGAVLVSAAALGDGAFLCVPALHGSAAVTVPALLAVSFVFGTGGQLVNVTVMAVRQAVTPDGMQGRTAATITFVGMGLTPPGSLLGGFLAEEWGLRTSLLVTAAGMMLSPVVMALSPLARLGRALPASQDAPPTAT; from the coding sequence GTGCCGTCCGCTTCCTCCGCTGAATCCGATTCCAGTCGACCTGTTCCGTCAAGCCTGTGGCGGGACGGCGACTTCCGTAGACTCTGGGTGGGTCAGACGGCCTCCCAACTCGGCGAACATGCAGGTCTGTTGGTGTTGCCGCTCTTCGCCGTCCTGACATTCAACACCGGTGCCGGCCAGTTGGGCCTCCTCCGCGCGGTGGGGCAGGCGCCGATCCTGTTGCTCTCGCTTTTCGTCGGCGCGTGGGTGGACAGATGGCGGACCCGCACGGTGATGGTGCTGACGGACATCGGCCGGACCCTGGCACTGGGCGCCGCCGCCGTGGCCGGCCTCCTCGATTGGCTCGGCCTGCCCGCACTGTTCGTGGTCGCCTTCGCCGTCGGGGTCCTGTCCGTGTTCTTCGACGTGGCATACCAGGCGTCTCTCGTGCGGCTGGTGAAACGCGATCAGTTGGTGCGAGGCAACAGCGCGCTCGAGGGCAGCCGGTCCGCGGCACAGATCGGCGGTCCCGCCCTCGGCGGCGCGTTGGTGTCCCTGCTGTCGGCGCCGATCGCTGCCGCCTCCAGCGCGCTGTTCTTCGCGTTGTCATTCCTGTCGATCCGGCGGATCCGGCGCCACGAATCGATCCCGGAGCGCTCGGAACGTCCCCCTCGCATATGGCGGCGGATCCATGAGGGCCTCCGTTTTGTCGTCAGCGATACCTCGCTGCGGACCGTGTGTCTCGCCTCGGCCGCCTTCCAGTTCTCCTTCGCGGCCATGATGACCGTCTATCTGCTCTTCCTGCCGCGGGAACTGCACCTGTCGGGCACCACCGTCGGGCTGGCGCTCGCGGCGACGGGGCCGGGCGCGCTCCTGGGCTCAATGCTGGCCGCCCGCCTGCCGAGCCGGTTCGGTTATGGTGCGGTGCTCGTATCCGCGGCGGCACTCGGCGACGGCGCGTTCCTATGCGTGCCCGCGCTGCACGGTTCCGCTGCGGTGACGGTTCCCGCTCTCCTTGCGGTCAGCTTCGTGTTCGGGACCGGCGGCCAGTTGGTGAATGTCACGGTCATGGCCGTCCGGCAGGCGGTCACTCCGGACGGGATGCAAGGCCGTACGGCCGCGACGATCACGTTTGTCGGCATGGGGCTGACCCCGCCCGGCTCTCTGCTCGGTGGATTTCTCGCGGAGGAGTGGGGGTTGCGCACCAGCCTCCTGGTGACGGCCGCAGGCATGATGCTGTCCCCAGTGGTGATGGCTTTGTCTCCGCTCGCACGGCTGGGACGGGCGCTTCCGGCCTCGCAGGACGCGCCGCCGACAGCCACCTGA
- a CDS encoding Mu transposase domain-containing protein — protein sequence MHLPDDPFTTGITLTPRVDRYRMITVKMRRYSVPVRFIDRKVTITLTCDGLVICDGRREIARRPRLAGRGADHLVLDHYLEALLTRPGALERSEALHQARAAGTFTAVHEAFWAAARKALGGTEGTRGDRGTGDRWGVRRKPGGRRRDRRGRRQGADRGQESA from the coding sequence CTGCACCTGCCCGACGATCCGTTCACTACCGGAATCACGCTCACTCCCCGCGTCGACCGCTACCGCATGATCACCGTGAAGATGCGCCGGTACTCGGTTCCGGTCCGCTTCATCGACCGCAAGGTCACCATCACGCTCACCTGCGACGGGCTCGTCATCTGTGACGGGCGCCGGGAGATCGCCCGGCGTCCCCGCCTGGCCGGCCGTGGCGCCGACCATCTCGTGCTGGACCACTACCTGGAGGCCCTGCTGACCAGGCCCGGCGCCCTGGAACGCTCCGAGGCGTTGCACCAAGCCCGCGCCGCGGGCACGTTCACCGCCGTCCACGAGGCGTTCTGGGCCGCGGCAAGGAAGGCCCTCGGCGGCACCGAAGGAACGCGCGGAGATCGCGGAACTGGTGACCGGTGGGGCGTCCGGCGGAAGCCTGGCGGTCGGCGGCGCGACCGTCGCGGCCGGCGCCAAGGCGCTGACCGCGGGCAAGAGTCTGCCTGA
- a CDS encoding TnsA-like heteromeric transposase endonuclease subunit — MAFEEVAPVRREFPSHRGQRNFPGLYWAATMLRHVGFESWLERDHAISMDFDPRATWFASQPFWLFWTSAEGMRLSHAPDYFARRADGSAVVVDCLPEARRRKPRDLAKFAGTQTACEAVGWDFRSQPPPPPPTRPDRTVDGETRRATVGSPLAPGRSRVAVPGPLVGQAAQVGDPWSCRSSFICCGAGG; from the coding sequence ATGGCCTTCGAGGAGGTCGCTCCGGTGCGGCGGGAATTCCCGTCGCACCGGGGGCAGAGGAACTTTCCGGGGTTGTACTGGGCGGCCACGATGCTGCGGCATGTGGGGTTCGAGTCCTGGCTGGAGCGTGATCACGCGATCTCGATGGACTTCGATCCTCGTGCCACGTGGTTCGCGTCGCAGCCGTTCTGGCTGTTCTGGACGTCAGCAGAGGGGATGCGGCTGTCCCACGCGCCGGACTACTTCGCCCGTCGGGCCGATGGGTCGGCCGTAGTGGTGGACTGCCTGCCGGAGGCTCGTCGGCGCAAGCCGCGGGACCTGGCCAAGTTCGCCGGTACCCAGACTGCATGCGAGGCGGTGGGGTGGGACTTCCGGAGTCAGCCTCCACCACCTCCTCCAACCCGGCCTGACCGAACCGTGGATGGCGAAACCCGGCGAGCCACCGTAGGTTCGCCACTCGCACCCGGTCGATCTCGCGTCGCCGTTCCCGGCCCCCTGGTGGGGCAGGCAGCGCAGGTCGGTGACCCGTGGTCCTGCCGTTCGTCTTTCATCTGTTGTGGTGCGGGCGGCTGA
- a CDS encoding ISL3 family transposase has product MRLSVLVHVDVLDMDEHELSWKDVLFGEVALRVDSATCSTAATTVQARGIGREGCCPSCGTLSVRVHDRYRRRLQDVPLAARCVRIELEVRRFVCANSQCVQRTFAEQIPGFTSAYARCTDRLGALLNVIALALAGRAGSRMATALGIVAGRMGLLNRVRAMPDPSYATPRVLGVDDFAIKRGHTYATVLTCGDTHRVVDVLPTREAGPLTMWLLAHPGVEVICRDRAGAYAEGAAAGAPDAQQVADRYHLWANLGQAVEKCVAAHRTCLPSRSSTPNLPQTPQPPRPATSHGNGRLAARLQAHHALVHGLLEQGMGLRAIARHLGWGRHTVQRYARAEHWHQVSPGRHLRGSSLDVHHAYLSRRIAETRGRISLVALHRELAERGWHGSYSTLRDWAVQRLPQPRRTPQPPPAPPSIRQVTGWLTRRPSSLTEDEHQQLKAVLEHCSELTTAHQLVRDFGDMLTEQTGVLLPAWIGEAMAADLPGLTSFARGLTNDIDAVTAGLTLRWSSGITEGAVNRIKKIKRQLYGRAEFELLRKMILLA; this is encoded by the coding sequence ATGAGGCTGTCCGTCCTCGTACACGTCGACGTCCTGGACATGGACGAACACGAACTCTCCTGGAAGGACGTGCTCTTCGGCGAGGTCGCGCTGCGGGTCGACTCGGCAACGTGCAGTACGGCGGCAACGACCGTCCAAGCTCGCGGCATCGGTCGCGAGGGCTGTTGCCCCAGCTGCGGAACCCTGTCAGTTCGGGTGCACGATCGCTACCGAAGGCGGCTGCAGGACGTTCCGCTCGCTGCTCGGTGTGTGCGCATCGAGTTGGAGGTCCGAAGGTTCGTCTGCGCGAACAGCCAGTGCGTGCAGAGGACGTTCGCCGAGCAGATTCCGGGCTTCACCAGCGCCTACGCACGCTGCACCGACCGGCTGGGGGCACTGCTGAACGTGATCGCGCTGGCCCTGGCCGGGCGGGCTGGATCCCGGATGGCGACCGCGCTGGGCATCGTGGCGGGGCGGATGGGGCTGCTGAACCGGGTGCGGGCGATGCCCGACCCCTCGTACGCCACTCCGCGGGTGCTCGGGGTCGACGACTTCGCGATTAAACGTGGCCACACCTATGCCACCGTGCTGACCTGCGGAGACACACACCGGGTCGTCGACGTGCTGCCCACCCGGGAGGCTGGGCCGTTGACCATGTGGCTGCTCGCACATCCCGGCGTGGAGGTCATCTGCCGCGACCGGGCCGGGGCCTACGCCGAAGGCGCCGCCGCCGGCGCCCCCGACGCCCAACAAGTCGCCGATCGCTACCACCTGTGGGCCAACCTCGGCCAGGCCGTCGAGAAGTGCGTCGCCGCCCACCGCACCTGCCTTCCTTCACGGTCATCGACGCCCAACTTGCCCCAGACTCCACAGCCACCGCGTCCGGCGACGTCGCACGGCAACGGCCGACTCGCCGCCCGCCTTCAGGCTCACCATGCCCTGGTCCACGGCCTGTTGGAGCAGGGCATGGGGCTCCGGGCCATCGCCCGCCACCTAGGCTGGGGCCGTCACACCGTGCAGCGATACGCCCGCGCCGAGCACTGGCACCAGGTCTCGCCAGGGCGTCATCTCCGGGGCAGCAGCCTGGATGTCCACCACGCCTACCTGAGCCGACGCATCGCCGAGACACGGGGCCGCATCTCCCTGGTGGCCCTGCATCGTGAACTGGCTGAACGCGGGTGGCACGGCAGTTACTCCACGCTGCGCGACTGGGCCGTCCAGCGCCTTCCTCAGCCGCGCCGAACTCCGCAGCCACCCCCGGCGCCACCGAGTATCCGGCAGGTCACCGGCTGGCTCACCCGCCGGCCGTCCTCGCTGACCGAGGATGAACACCAGCAGCTCAAAGCGGTCCTGGAGCACTGCTCCGAGCTGACCACCGCGCACCAACTCGTCCGCGACTTCGGCGACATGCTCACCGAGCAGACCGGCGTGCTCCTACCCGCCTGGATCGGCGAGGCCATGGCAGCGGACCTGCCGGGCCTGACCAGCTTCGCCCGCGGCCTCACCAACGACATCGACGCCGTGACCGCCGGACTCACGCTCCGCTGGAGCTCAGGCATCACCGAGGGCGCCGTGAACAGAATCAAGAAGATCAAGCGGCAGCTCTACGGACGGGCCGAATTCGAACTCTTACGGAAGATGATCCTGCTGGCGTGA
- a CDS encoding VOC family protein, with product MSTIQPVIVTADQDVLLGFYTKLFGAEEIFRVPAEGPAFYLGLRIGDTDLGLVAKANPGTGAASRILLSIGVDDVDETLGRVAALGGSVRGGPNDMPWGQRVAHIQDPDGNPVNLTQPIPVR from the coding sequence ATGTCCACCATCCAGCCAGTGATCGTGACTGCCGACCAGGACGTTCTGCTCGGCTTCTATACGAAATTGTTCGGCGCTGAGGAGATCTTCCGGGTACCGGCGGAAGGCCCGGCCTTCTACCTCGGCTTGCGCATCGGCGACACCGACCTCGGGCTGGTGGCCAAGGCGAACCCGGGGACCGGGGCGGCGTCGCGGATCCTGCTCAGCATCGGTGTCGACGACGTCGACGAGACGCTCGGCCGGGTGGCGGCGCTGGGCGGCTCGGTCCGCGGCGGCCCCAACGACATGCCGTGGGGACAGCGCGTCGCCCACATCCAGGACCCCGACGGCAACCCGGTGAACCTCACTCAGCCGATACCGGTCCGGTGA
- a CDS encoding transposase, whose protein sequence is MPIHDHRPKPAHKTTKRSSSERVGGSRLSEIPGINPIAAHVIIAEIGLDMTRFPTAAHLASWAKFAPGVKESAGKKKGRGTTGHGNSYLARVLGNCATAAGRTDTFLGERYRRIGRRRGKKKALVAVGRSLLVVIWHLLSTPDTRFHDLGSDYYDTRIDPDRRKRNHIRQLEALGFTVTLAPAA, encoded by the coding sequence CTGCCCATCCACGACCACCGACCGAAACCAGCCCACAAAACGACCAAGAGATCATCTTCAGAGCGCGTCGGTGGATCGAGGCTTAGCGAGATCCCCGGCATCAACCCGATCGCAGCCCACGTAATCATCGCCGAGATCGGCCTGGACATGACCCGGTTCCCCACCGCCGCCCACCTCGCCTCCTGGGCGAAGTTCGCCCCCGGCGTCAAGGAATCCGCGGGGAAGAAGAAGGGCCGGGGCACCACGGGCCACGGCAACTCCTACCTGGCCCGCGTGCTGGGCAACTGCGCCACCGCAGCCGGAAGGACCGACACCTTCCTCGGCGAGCGTTACCGGCGCATCGGCCGCCGCCGCGGCAAGAAGAAGGCCCTGGTCGCAGTCGGCCGCTCGCTCCTGGTGGTCATCTGGCACCTGCTCTCGACCCCGGACACCCGCTTCCACGACCTGGGCTCCGACTACTACGACACCCGCATCGACCCCGACCGCCGCAAGCGCAACCACATCCGCCAGCTCGAAGCCCTCGGCTTCACCGTCACCCTCGCACCCGCCGCATGA